A window from Pseudomonas frederiksbergensis encodes these proteins:
- a CDS encoding ABC transporter transmembrane domain-containing protein has protein sequence MISILSSRHRRAMRLALRFIAPYRWPAVGALLALIVTAGITLSMGQGIRLLVDQGFMTQSPHLLNQSIGLFMLLVVGLAIGTFARFYLVSWIGERVVADIRRQVFNHLIYLHPGFYEDNRSSEIQSRLTADTTLLQSVIGSSLSLFLRNLLMVIGGIVLLFITNPKLTSIVVVALPLVIAPILIFGRRVRSLSRLSQDRIADIGSYVSETLGQIKTVQAYNHQVQDEQRFAATVEEAFNTARKRIFQRAWLITLVIVLVLGAVGVMLWVGGMDVIAGRISAGELAAFVFYSLIVGSAFGTLSEVIGELQRAAGAAERIAELLRSENIIQPPTTGLVTLPERVKGDLVLQDVRFSYPSRPESYAVDGLNLTINAGETLALVGPSGAGKSTVYDLLLRFYDPAEGRILLDGVPLTQLDPLDLRRCFALVSQSPALFFGSIEENLRYGNPTATLAQVQEAAKIAYAHDFIEQMPNGYQTHLGDGGLGLSGGQRQRLAIARALLVDAPILLLDEATSALDAQSEHLIQQALPSLMKNRTTLVIAHRLATVKNADRIAVMDQGKLVAVGTHQELIASNALYARLAALQFNDGHEAA, from the coding sequence ATGATCTCCATCCTCTCTTCCCGTCACCGTCGCGCCATGCGCCTGGCCCTGCGTTTCATCGCGCCTTATCGCTGGCCGGCCGTCGGTGCCTTGCTCGCATTGATCGTCACGGCGGGTATTACCTTGTCCATGGGGCAGGGGATTCGCCTGCTGGTGGATCAGGGTTTCATGACCCAGTCGCCGCATTTGCTCAACCAGTCCATCGGCTTGTTCATGTTGCTGGTGGTCGGGCTGGCGATTGGCACCTTCGCGCGTTTTTACCTGGTCTCATGGATCGGCGAGCGCGTTGTCGCGGACATCCGTCGTCAAGTGTTCAATCATCTGATTTATCTGCACCCAGGATTCTACGAAGACAACCGCAGCTCCGAGATCCAGTCGCGGTTGACTGCTGACACCACGCTGCTGCAATCGGTGATCGGCTCTTCGCTGTCGCTGTTTTTGCGCAACCTGTTGATGGTGATCGGCGGGATTGTCCTGCTGTTTATCACCAACCCCAAACTCACCAGCATCGTGGTGGTCGCGTTGCCGTTGGTGATCGCGCCGATCCTGATCTTCGGCCGTCGGGTGCGTAGTCTGTCGCGCCTGAGCCAGGACCGGATTGCCGATATCGGCAGCTATGTTTCCGAAACCCTGGGCCAGATCAAAACCGTGCAGGCTTACAACCATCAAGTCCAGGATGAGCAGCGCTTTGCCGCGACCGTGGAGGAGGCCTTCAACACCGCTCGCAAACGGATCTTCCAACGGGCCTGGCTGATAACGCTGGTGATCGTGCTGGTGCTGGGCGCCGTCGGGGTAATGCTCTGGGTCGGCGGAATGGATGTGATCGCCGGGCGGATTTCCGCGGGCGAGCTGGCGGCGTTTGTGTTTTACAGCCTGATTGTCGGCAGTGCATTCGGCACGTTGAGCGAAGTGATCGGCGAACTGCAGCGTGCCGCTGGCGCCGCCGAGCGGATAGCCGAGTTGCTGCGCTCGGAAAACATCATCCAGCCACCGACGACTGGCCTGGTGACCTTGCCTGAACGGGTAAAGGGTGACCTGGTGCTGCAAGACGTGCGCTTTTCCTACCCGTCGCGTCCCGAAAGCTATGCGGTCGATGGTTTGAATCTGACGATCAATGCCGGCGAAACCCTCGCATTGGTCGGGCCGTCCGGTGCTGGCAAGTCGACGGTTTATGACTTGCTGCTGCGCTTCTACGACCCCGCCGAAGGACGCATCTTGCTCGACGGCGTGCCGCTGACTCAACTCGATCCGTTGGACCTGCGCCGCTGCTTCGCACTGGTCTCGCAATCCCCGGCGCTGTTCTTTGGCAGCATCGAAGAGAACCTGCGCTACGGCAACCCGACGGCCACCCTGGCCCAGGTTCAGGAAGCGGCGAAAATCGCCTACGCCCACGACTTCATCGAACAAATGCCAAACGGCTACCAGACCCACCTTGGCGACGGTGGCCTCGGTTTGTCCGGCGGCCAACGCCAGCGCTTGGCCATCGCCCGGGCATTGCTGGTGGACGCACCGATCCTGCTACTGGACGAAGCCACCAGCGCTCTCGACGCCCAGAGCGAACACCTGATCCAGCAAGCCCTGCCGAGCCTGATGAAAAACCGCACCACGCTGGTCATCGCCCACCGGCTGGCGACGGTAAAAAACGCTGACCGGATCGCGGTGATGGACCAGGGGAAACTGGTGGCGGTGGGGACGCATCAGGAATTGATTGCGAGTAACGCGCTGTATGCGCGGTTGGCGGCGTTGCAGTTCAACGATGGACATGAGGCCGCGTGA
- a CDS encoding universal stress protein, whose product MPYNHILVAVDLTEECDPVIHRARELSVSNGAKLSLVHIVEPMAMAFGGDVPMDLSQLQQQQFDQAKERLDRLIVKYPELSKEYSHLTYGQPRQEIHHLAKEQTCDLIVVGSHGRHGLALLLGSTANDVLHGAPCDVLAVRLIKS is encoded by the coding sequence ATGCCCTACAACCACATTCTGGTCGCTGTAGATCTAACCGAAGAGTGCGATCCTGTAATCCACCGCGCTCGCGAACTGTCAGTGAGCAACGGGGCGAAGCTGTCCCTGGTGCATATTGTCGAACCAATGGCCATGGCCTTTGGCGGCGACGTCCCCATGGACCTGTCACAACTGCAACAACAGCAGTTCGATCAGGCCAAGGAACGCCTGGACCGACTGATCGTGAAGTATCCGGAACTCTCCAAGGAATACAGCCACCTGACCTACGGCCAGCCACGCCAGGAGATCCACCACCTGGCCAAGGAACAGACCTGCGACCTGATCGTGGTGGGCAGCCATGGCCGACACGGCCTGGCATTGCTGCTGGGCTCGACTGCCAATGACGTGCTGCACGGTGCGCCTTGTGATGTGCTCGCGGTGCGCCTGATCAAAAGCTAA
- the pdxB gene encoding 4-phosphoerythronate dehydrogenase PdxB, translated as MLIVADENIPLLDAFFEGFGEIRRVPGRSIDRATVEQADVLLVRSVTNVNRALLEGSKVRFVGTCTIGTDHLDLDYFQRAGITWSSAPGCNARGVVDYVLGSLLTLAEIEGADLAQRTYGIVGAGEVGGRLVKVLQGLGWNVLVCDPPRQAAEGGDYVSLEQIIEQCDVISLHTPLKKHGAQSTWHLLDKNRLNQLKPGAWLINASRGPVVDNAALREVLLQREDLQAVLDVWEGEPEVDVALAELCVLATPHIAGYSLDGRQRGTAQIYQAYCAFLGQAAPINLNDLLPAPWLSQVTLNANSDPAWSLAMLCRGVYDPRRDDADFRRSLVGNVSEQRAAFDSLRKHYPLRREIDGLRVRIEGDSPALQKIVAGLGASAV; from the coding sequence ATGCTGATTGTTGCCGACGAAAATATCCCGCTGCTCGATGCCTTCTTCGAAGGTTTCGGTGAAATCCGCCGGGTGCCGGGACGTTCAATCGACCGCGCCACCGTCGAACAGGCCGATGTGCTGCTGGTGCGCTCGGTGACCAACGTTAACCGCGCGTTGCTCGAAGGCAGCAAGGTCCGCTTTGTCGGCACCTGCACCATCGGCACCGATCACCTGGATCTGGATTACTTTCAGCGGGCCGGCATCACCTGGTCCAGTGCACCCGGCTGCAACGCCCGCGGCGTGGTCGACTACGTGCTCGGCAGTCTGCTGACCCTGGCCGAAATCGAAGGCGCCGACCTGGCACAACGCACCTACGGCATCGTCGGTGCCGGTGAAGTGGGCGGCCGATTGGTCAAGGTTCTGCAAGGTCTGGGCTGGAACGTGCTGGTCTGCGATCCGCCAAGGCAAGCGGCAGAAGGTGGCGATTACGTCAGCCTCGAACAGATCATCGAGCAGTGCGATGTCATCAGCCTGCACACGCCGTTGAAGAAACACGGTGCCCAGTCGACCTGGCATCTGTTGGATAAAAACCGCTTGAACCAGCTCAAGCCTGGCGCCTGGTTGATCAACGCCAGTCGTGGCCCGGTGGTGGACAACGCCGCCCTGCGCGAGGTGCTGCTGCAACGTGAAGACCTGCAAGCAGTGCTGGACGTCTGGGAAGGCGAGCCGGAGGTCGATGTGGCCTTGGCCGAACTCTGCGTGCTGGCAACGCCGCACATTGCCGGTTACAGCCTCGATGGCAGACAACGTGGGACTGCGCAGATCTATCAGGCCTATTGCGCTTTTCTCGGGCAAGCGGCCCCGATCAACTTGAACGATTTGCTGCCCGCGCCCTGGTTGTCGCAAGTGACCTTGAACGCCAACAGCGATCCGGCCTGGTCGCTGGCCATGTTGTGCCGTGGCGTGTACGACCCGCGCCGCGACGATGCGGATTTCCGTCGCAGCCTTGTAGGCAATGTGAGCGAACAGCGTGCGGCGTTCGATTCACTGCGCAAACATTATCCATTGCGGCGTGAGATTGATGGGTTGCGGGTGCGGATCGAGGGGGATTCGCCGGCATTGCAGAAGATCGTCGCGGGGTTGGGGGCTTCTGCTGTCTGA
- a CDS encoding ATP-binding cassette domain-containing protein: protein MTLLKFSDVSLAFGSTPLLDKVSWQIARGERVCIIGRNGTGKSSMMKLVKGDQKPDDGSVWRAPGLKIGELPQELPVADERTVFDVVAEGLDGVGELLAQYHHLSQNIVTDADLDKLMHVQHDLEARDGWRLQQLVDSTLSRLQLPADKTLAELSGGWRRRVLLAQALVSEPDLLLLDEPTNHLDIGAIAWLEEALKDFQGAVLFITHDRSFLQNLATRILELDRGGLIDWNGDYASFLVHKEASLAAEDTANALFDKKLAQEEVWIRQGIKARRTRNEGRVRALKALRNERSERRERTGKANIQLDTADKSGKQVMVLENVSFAHPGGPFLIKDFSMVLQRGDRIGLLGANGTGKTTLLKLMLSGLQPTSGTVEEGTRIDVAYFDQLRHQLDLEKTVIDNVAEGRDFIDIDGQSRHVLSYLGDFLFSPQRARTPVKALSGGERARLLLAKLFSKPANLLVLDEPTNDLDVETLELLEEVLLTFNGTVLMVSHDRAFLDNVVTSTLVFEGEGKVREYVGGYQDWLRQGGSPRLLGVTESKSGKADLTSAVVTAEAAPVAAAVEAPVAKKKLSYKLQRELEMLPGQIEAMEQQIATVEAQMADAGFYQRPAAETAAVIAQLEQLQAEHDVMVERWAELDA from the coding sequence ATGACCCTGCTCAAATTCAGCGATGTGTCCCTTGCTTTCGGCTCTACGCCGTTGTTGGACAAGGTGTCCTGGCAGATCGCCCGTGGTGAGCGGGTGTGCATCATCGGCCGCAATGGCACTGGCAAGTCCAGCATGATGAAGCTCGTCAAGGGCGACCAGAAGCCCGATGACGGCTCCGTTTGGCGCGCACCCGGCCTCAAGATTGGCGAATTGCCGCAAGAATTGCCGGTAGCCGACGAGCGGACCGTGTTCGACGTGGTGGCTGAAGGCCTGGACGGTGTCGGCGAACTGCTCGCGCAGTATCACCACCTGAGCCAGAACATCGTCACCGACGCCGATCTGGACAAACTGATGCACGTCCAGCACGACCTCGAAGCCCGTGACGGCTGGCGTTTGCAGCAATTGGTCGACAGCACCTTGAGCCGTCTGCAGTTGCCGGCCGACAAGACCCTCGCCGAGTTGTCCGGCGGCTGGCGTCGTCGCGTCCTGCTGGCTCAGGCTCTGGTTTCCGAACCCGATCTGTTGCTGCTCGACGAACCGACCAACCACCTGGACATCGGTGCAATTGCCTGGCTCGAAGAAGCGCTGAAGGATTTCCAGGGCGCCGTGCTGTTCATCACGCACGACCGTTCATTCCTGCAGAACCTCGCGACGCGCATTCTCGAACTGGATCGCGGTGGCCTGATCGACTGGAACGGCGACTACGCCAGCTTCCTCGTGCACAAGGAAGCCTCGCTGGCCGCTGAAGACACCGCCAACGCGCTGTTCGACAAAAAACTGGCCCAGGAAGAAGTCTGGATCCGCCAGGGCATCAAGGCTCGCCGCACTCGCAACGAAGGCCGCGTCCGCGCCCTCAAAGCCCTGCGCAACGAGCGCAGCGAGCGTCGTGAGCGCACCGGCAAGGCCAACATCCAGCTGGATACCGCCGACAAGTCCGGCAAGCAGGTGATGGTCCTCGAGAACGTCAGCTTCGCTCACCCGGGCGGCCCGTTCCTGATCAAGGATTTCTCGATGGTCCTGCAGCGCGGCGACCGTATCGGTCTGCTCGGCGCCAACGGCACCGGCAAAACCACACTGCTGAAGCTGATGCTCAGCGGTCTGCAGCCAACCAGCGGCACAGTGGAAGAAGGGACGCGCATCGACGTGGCCTACTTCGACCAGTTGCGCCATCAGCTGGACCTGGAAAAGACCGTAATTGACAACGTTGCGGAAGGTCGCGACTTCATCGATATCGATGGTCAGAGCCGCCACGTGCTGAGCTACCTCGGCGATTTCCTGTTCAGCCCGCAGCGTGCCCGCACGCCGGTGAAGGCGCTGTCCGGTGGTGAGCGTGCCCGTCTGCTGCTGGCGAAACTGTTCAGCAAACCGGCGAACCTGCTGGTCCTCGATGAACCGACCAACGACCTCGACGTCGAAACCCTCGAGTTGCTGGAAGAGGTCTTGCTGACCTTCAACGGCACCGTGCTGATGGTCAGTCACGACCGGGCGTTCCTCGACAACGTGGTCACCAGTACCCTGGTCTTCGAAGGTGAAGGCAAGGTTCGCGAATACGTCGGTGGTTATCAGGACTGGCTGCGTCAGGGCGGCTCGCCGCGCCTGCTGGGCGTGACCGAGAGCAAGTCCGGCAAAGCCGACCTGACCTCTGCTGTCGTGACGGCCGAAGCTGCGCCAGTTGCTGCTGCAGTCGAAGCGCCGGTGGCGAAGAAGAAGCTCAGCTACAAGTTGCAGCGTGAGCTGGAAATGTTGCCGGGCCAGATCGAAGCCATGGAGCAGCAGATCGCTACCGTCGAGGCGCAAATGGCCGATGCCGGTTTTTATCAGCGTCCTGCGGCCGAGACCGCTGCCGTGATTGCTCAGTTGGAGCAGTTGCAGGCTGAGCACGACGTAATGGTCGAGCGTTGGGCCGAGCTGGATGCCTGA
- a CDS encoding MATE family efflux transporter — translation MNSVTDRPAATSLTRPARVRLELKNLLGLALPIMIAQLATTAMGFVDAVMAGRVGPRDLAAVALGNSIWVPVFLLMTGTLLATTPKVAQRFGAGTHSEIGPIVRQALWLALVVGLMATGMLFSAEPILHIMKVDPELIGPCMQYLHGIASGLPAVAFYHVLRCFSDGLGRTRPAMVLGLCGLALNIPLNYIFIYGHFGVPAMGGVGCGWATAIVMWVMALGMAGWERWAPAYQSSELFSRFDWPQWSVIKRLLGIGLPIGIAVFAESSIFAVIALLIGSLGATVVAGHQIALNFSSLVFMIPYSLGMAVTVRVGQALGREEPREARFAAGVGMGTALAYACLSASLMLLLREPIAAIYTADPTVIHVAAMLIVYSALFQFSDAIQVTAAGALRGYQDTRVTMILTLFAYWGIGLPVGYALGLTDWFGAPSGPSGLWQGLIVGLSCAALMLSIRLTRSARKRIRISHSAG, via the coding sequence TTGAATTCCGTGACTGACCGCCCCGCCGCTACCTCCCTCACCCGCCCGGCCCGGGTTCGCCTGGAGCTGAAAAACCTGCTCGGCCTGGCCTTGCCGATCATGATCGCGCAGCTGGCGACCACCGCCATGGGCTTCGTCGATGCGGTAATGGCGGGCCGGGTCGGGCCACGGGATCTGGCAGCGGTGGCGCTGGGCAACTCGATCTGGGTGCCGGTGTTTCTGTTGATGACCGGCACGCTGCTGGCGACCACCCCGAAAGTCGCCCAGCGTTTCGGTGCCGGCACCCACAGCGAAATCGGCCCGATCGTGCGCCAGGCTCTGTGGCTAGCATTGGTGGTGGGCTTGATGGCGACCGGCATGTTGTTCAGCGCCGAACCGATTCTGCACATCATGAAGGTCGATCCCGAATTGATCGGCCCGTGCATGCAATACCTGCACGGCATCGCCAGTGGTTTGCCCGCCGTTGCCTTCTACCATGTGCTGCGCTGCTTCAGTGATGGACTGGGACGTACGCGCCCGGCCATGGTGCTGGGGCTGTGCGGACTGGCGTTGAACATTCCGCTGAATTACATCTTCATCTATGGCCACTTCGGTGTGCCGGCCATGGGCGGTGTCGGTTGCGGTTGGGCCACGGCGATCGTGATGTGGGTAATGGCGCTGGGCATGGCCGGGTGGGAGCGCTGGGCGCCAGCGTATCAGTCGAGTGAGTTGTTCAGCCGTTTCGACTGGCCGCAGTGGTCGGTGATCAAACGCCTGCTGGGCATCGGCCTGCCGATCGGCATCGCGGTGTTCGCCGAGTCGAGCATCTTCGCTGTGATTGCGCTGCTGATCGGCAGCCTCGGCGCGACGGTGGTGGCCGGGCACCAGATTGCGCTGAACTTCAGCTCGCTGGTGTTCATGATCCCCTACTCCCTCGGCATGGCCGTGACCGTGCGAGTCGGTCAGGCGCTGGGCCGCGAGGAGCCACGTGAAGCCCGCTTCGCCGCCGGTGTCGGCATGGGCACCGCCCTGGCTTATGCGTGTTTGTCGGCGAGCCTGATGCTATTGCTGCGTGAACCCATTGCTGCGATTTACACCGCCGACCCGACGGTGATTCATGTCGCGGCGATGCTGATTGTGTATTCGGCGCTGTTCCAGTTTTCCGACGCGATCCAGGTGACGGCTGCCGGCGCGTTGCGCGGCTATCAGGACACGCGGGTGACGATGATCCTGACGCTGTTCGCTTACTGGGGCATTGGTCTGCCGGTGGGTTACGCGCTGGGCCTGACCGATTGGTTCGGCGCGCCGAGCGGCCCGAGCGGGCTGTGGCAGGGATTGATCGTGGGCTTGAGTTGCGCGGCGTTGATGCTGTCGATCCGCCTGACGCGCAGTGCACGCAAGCGGATCCGCATCAGCCATTCGGCGGGTTAA
- a CDS encoding transglycosylase SLT domain-containing protein, translating to MRSRLFGLLSCFLLSATAIQTAQAVDLSTQRQYYDEAKRALAKGDTGPYFRYSQALSDYPLEPYLAYDELTARLKTASNAEIEKFLAEHGDLPQANWMKLRWLRWLADRGDWETFVKYYDPKLNFTELDCLNAQNQIARKQKTEGYANAEKLWLTGKSLPGACDGLFGIWAAEGQLTEQKRWERTKLAAQARNYPLANSLVSGLTTLAPRGRLLIDVAQKPELLNQPSRFTPADEPMSDIVSLGLRRLAKQDPDKAMALLDGYASSMHFSRDEKVAIAREIGLTLARRFDSRALDVMTKYDPELRDNTVSEWRLRLLLRLARWDDAYQLTRRLPQDLATTNRWRYWQARSLELAQPQNPEVQTLYKNLAQERDFYGFLAADRSQSPYSLNNKPLVLSQALINKVRNTPGIRRALEFHARGQIVDGRREWYHVSRHFNRDEMVAQAKLAYDLKWYFPAIRTISQAKYWDDLDIRFPMAHRETLVREAKARGLHSSWVFAITRQESAFMADARSGVGASGLMQLMPGTAKETARKFSIPLASPQQVFDPDKNIQLGAAYLSQVHSQFNGNRVLASAAYNAGPGRVRQWLRGADHLSFDVWVESIPFDETRQYVQNVLSYSVIYGQKLNSPQPLVDWHERYFDDQ from the coding sequence ATGCGCAGTCGCCTTTTTGGTCTTTTATCCTGTTTTCTTCTTTCTGCCACTGCCATCCAAACAGCACAGGCGGTGGACCTGTCTACCCAGCGTCAATACTACGATGAAGCCAAGCGTGCCCTGGCCAAGGGTGATACAGGTCCTTACTTCCGTTACAGCCAGGCTCTTAGTGATTACCCGTTGGAGCCTTATCTTGCGTATGACGAACTGACCGCACGTCTGAAAACCGCGAGCAATGCCGAAATCGAGAAATTTCTCGCCGAACACGGCGACCTGCCGCAAGCCAACTGGATGAAACTTCGCTGGTTGCGCTGGCTGGCCGATCGCGGCGACTGGGAGACCTTCGTCAAGTACTACGACCCCAAACTCAATTTCACCGAACTGGACTGCCTGAACGCGCAGAATCAGATCGCGCGCAAACAGAAGACCGAAGGTTATGCCAACGCCGAAAAACTCTGGCTGACCGGTAAATCGCTGCCTGGGGCATGTGATGGCTTGTTCGGGATCTGGGCCGCCGAAGGTCAACTGACCGAACAGAAACGCTGGGAGCGCACTAAACTCGCCGCCCAGGCGCGCAACTACCCGTTGGCCAACAGCCTGGTGAGTGGCCTGACCACCCTCGCCCCTCGCGGTCGTTTGTTGATAGATGTGGCGCAGAAACCCGAGCTGCTCAATCAGCCGTCGCGCTTCACCCCGGCCGATGAGCCAATGTCCGACATCGTCAGCCTCGGCCTGCGCCGCCTGGCCAAACAGGATCCGGACAAGGCCATGGCCTTGCTCGACGGCTATGCCAGCAGCATGCACTTCTCGCGAGACGAAAAAGTGGCCATCGCCCGAGAAATCGGGCTGACCCTTGCACGACGTTTCGACAGCCGCGCGCTGGACGTGATGACCAAATACGACCCGGAGTTGCGGGACAACACCGTTTCTGAATGGCGCCTGCGCCTGCTATTGCGTCTGGCCCGCTGGGATGATGCCTATCAATTGACGCGTCGCCTGCCTCAGGATCTGGCCACCACCAACCGCTGGCGTTACTGGCAGGCTCGCAGCCTGGAACTGGCCCAGCCACAGAATCCCGAAGTACAGACGCTTTACAAGAACCTGGCTCAAGAGCGCGACTTCTACGGTTTCCTGGCCGCCGACCGCTCGCAATCCCCCTATTCACTGAACAACAAACCGCTGGTGCTCAGTCAGGCGCTGATCAACAAGGTGCGCAATACCCCAGGCATACGACGCGCCCTGGAATTCCATGCTCGCGGGCAGATCGTCGACGGTCGTCGCGAGTGGTACCACGTCAGCCGCCACTTCAACCGCGACGAAATGGTCGCCCAGGCGAAACTGGCCTACGACCTGAAATGGTATTTCCCGGCAATTCGCACCATCAGTCAGGCGAAGTACTGGGACGACCTGGATATCCGCTTCCCGATGGCCCACCGCGAAACCCTGGTGCGCGAAGCCAAGGCTCGCGGCCTGCACTCGAGCTGGGTGTTCGCCATCACTCGCCAGGAAAGTGCCTTCATGGCCGACGCCCGCTCCGGCGTCGGCGCCAGCGGCCTGATGCAGCTGATGCCCGGCACCGCCAAGGAGACTGCGCGCAAGTTCAGCATTCCACTGGCCTCGCCGCAGCAAGTGTTCGATCCGGACAAGAACATCCAGCTCGGTGCCGCCTACCTGAGCCAGGTTCACAGCCAGTTCAATGGCAACCGCGTCCTCGCGTCCGCAGCCTACAACGCCGGCCCCGGCCGCGTGCGTCAGTGGCTACGCGGTGCGGACCATCTGAGCTTCGACGTCTGGGTGGAAAGCATCCCGTTCGACGAAACCCGTCAGTACGTGCAGAACGTGCTGTCGTACTCGGTGATCTACGGCCAGAAGCTCAACTCACCGCAGCCGTTGGTGGATTGGCATGAGCGCTATTTTGACGATCAATGA
- a CDS encoding PA1571 family protein, with protein MSLQNSSEDKIPVIRTQPDQSLGCSIIDKDGREVPITENMIQDACRELEKRLVKPAEQE; from the coding sequence ATGTCCTTGCAAAACAGCAGCGAAGACAAGATTCCAGTGATCCGCACGCAGCCAGACCAGTCTTTGGGTTGCTCGATTATCGATAAGGATGGGCGAGAAGTACCGATCACTGAAAACATGATCCAGGACGCTTGCCGCGAACTGGAAAAGCGATTGGTCAAGCCTGCCGAACAAGAGTGA